CAGGAAATCGTGGAGTCGCTTTACCCTGGTCAGCCTGATCGGGTTTCTTCTGCCTACGCTCCCCATGACGATGCTGAACGCAGGGAAAATACGCGCTTATAATCACGAACATGCCTCTACTATGGCAGAGCCGCTCCCGGAAATAGTTCCAGCTTCTCTCTATGGGCCGGTTAATTTTGCCCTTGCACAGTCGTCCAGGGATATTTATTTTTCAAGAGAGGTGCTTCCTCCCGATACGATGGGAGGAGAATCTCTGGATCCGCGACAGCCTGTTCATAACCGGTACATGATTCATGGGTACCGAGCAGGGTTGAATGCCATCTTCGAACACCCGGGACAAGCGTTTATCAAGGCACTTCGAAAGGGGATATACTCTTTACAGGCATTCAGTTATGGTTGGACATGGCGAGATCTACCCGGTAAAGGAGAGTGGCCCCGTCAGCCTGTGGATATGGTTCAGTCCAATCATCTTATCTTTACCCTCCTTTCCCTCCTTATGACCGCGGTTGGAGTACGATCCCTTCGTAAGGAAAGGTATCTTCTGGGCTGGATCTTTGCTCTGGTGGCCTATCGGCTTGTTGTGAATATGGCCTTTTTCCCCTACCTCCGCGGCATGATGATCGCGGCTCCCGCGGTCTATTACCTTCAGCTTCAGGGGTGGTCGTCTCTGTTTGGACGATGGAAAACGAAGATTCTTACGTTCATCCTGTTTTTACTCGCTTCATTCCACATCATGACTGCTCCGCTGAAACGTGAGTATGCTGTGCGGGGTGTTGTGGATGAAAAGGGTGCGATCATCCATGATGAATATCTGGAAGTAATATTTAGCGGGTACGTCAAGGATCAATGAAATCCGAGAGCAGGATCATCGGTCTGCGTCCGGATACTCGTTTATTCTGCATAGATCTTACAGTAAATCTTTTTTATGATACTGAAATTCATTATGGATAATATGAAATAATCCTTAAGAAAAGGGGTTTACTCCGCAGGATGAAGAGATTTATTATAGAAAACCAGAATGATTTTGACATTTATATCTTGAATCGTGTATATAAATTATAGTGATATTTGCTGATATAGTATTAAACGTCTCGGAGGGGTTGTTTTTCCATTAAAAAGCAGCTTTTTGCGAGGTGAACTGATCTGGCTGTACTGAAATTTTACCTGGAGGGTGCATCATGCAAAGAGATTCTTTTATGAGGCAATGGTTATTCATTGTCATGGTTCTGGTTTTTTCGCTTTCAGCTTACCCTTTTAGAACGAAGGAAATGAAGTCAGCACTGGACGCAATGACCTATATTGCACCAGAGTTGCGGGTCAGTGAAACCGGGGAAGATTATGAGGAAATAAGAGAAACTTTTGCAACGTCGAATGCTGTTCAACAATTTCTCAATGCTAACGGAGGAGAATGGCGTGCCTACATCGATTTGCGCCGCGGAGTTCCCTCACTCCTCGAAGGGAAAGGGATACCCTTTTTGCCCGGCCTCTCGAACAATCTCTCCTGGAATTCATTTGGGGCTGACTGTTCTTCGATCCAGTGCATTCCCAAGGAAAAAGTCGAAACCCTCGCGCGCAATTTTTTGGAGCAGTACCAGGGTCTCTTCCCGGTCAGACAGGATGAGCTGGTTTTAGATCCGGATGGTACCGTTCCAGTCTGGGAATCGATCTACCTGATCCGCTTTCAATGGGTTATGGACGGGATCCCTGTAGAACGCGCTTCCATCTATTTCATTATCAACAATGGAGGTTTGATTCAGATTTCCTCCAAGAGGATTGCACCTATCTATCTGAACACTACGCCCACGCTCACAAAACAGGATGCCTGGCTGATTCTGGATCGTTATCTGGGAAAAAACTCTGTTACAAATGACGATGTAATTCTCGATGCCGGGTCGCTTTCGATCATTCCAACAACAAAAAAGGGGATGGATACCTTCAAATATTCAGGAACGATCGGATCCATGGCCGACTATCGTCTGGTCTATAAAATTGCGTTTCGCAGGTCCGGACTGGATGGAACCTGGGAAGCTTCGATCGATGCTCACAGTGGAGAATTGCTCCGATTTGTTGACATCAATCGGTATGGAAGAATTCACGGAGGGGCCAAGACTTCGGACGGTGTCCCCATGGATGAAGACCGGCCCTTTCCTTTTGCCGATACGGGTCTGGCTTCCCCGAACCAATATTCGGATGCGCAGGGAAACTTTTCCGGTGACAACGCCACTTCTACCCTGACCGGGAAATATTGCACGATCGCCGATGCCTGCGGTTCGATCAGTAATACCACAACCACAGGTGACATGGATTTTATTACGGATCCTTCGGATGAATCGGTGACAGACTGTTCGGTACCCCCGGGCAACACTGGCGGTTTGGGAAATACTAAATCCGCTAGAACCCAGTTTTTCAATTTAACCGCAATTAATTTAAAAGCGCAGATCTACAATCCATCCAACACCTGGCTTACCAGCAGTTCCATTACAGCAGAAACTAATGACGGCACAGATTGCAATGCGTACTCAAGCGGCTCATTAGTTCATTTTTACAAACGAATCGCAGGTAGTTGCAATAATCTGGGAGAAATTCCCGGCGTATCGATGCATGAATGGTCACACAGCTATGATAATTATGACGGGTCGGGTGGCGACTCTCCGCCGCTTGAAACCTATGGAGACTTCGCGGCGATTGTACAGACCCACAACTCCTGCACAGGTGCAGGATTCCTGATCGGGGTCAACTGTCATGGGTATGGGGATGCCTGTACAGACTGCACCGGTGTCCGGGATTGTGACTGGGCTAAACATGCTTCCAACACACCGTGGACTGTTTCCAACAATGCCGACAATGGAGGCACGGTCTGGGATTCCTGCGGGACGGGGAGCTACCAGGGTCCGTGCGGTTGGGAGGACCATTGCGAATCCGGAATTTCGACACAGGCGTTGTGGGATTTCGTCTATCGGGACCTGCCGACGTACAGCGGCATGGATTTAACTTCAGCCTGGATGCTGGAAGACCGTCTATGGTTTACGGGGGTCATTACCCTCGATGATATGTACACCTGTACCGGTTCCTCCTCAAGTGGATGTACCGGGAACACGCTATACAACGTTATGCGTGCTCTGGATGATGACAATTCCAATCTTAACGATGGAACACCTCATGCGCAGGCGATCTATCAATCCCTTGCCCGGCATCAGATTGCCTGCGGAGCAGCAGGAGATGCTGCAAACCAGAACTACAGTACCTGCCCAAGTCTGACTACACCGACGCTCAGCACTGCAGGTGGGAATAATTCTGTCACGCTTACCTGGACATCGGGTGGATCCAATGCCACCCGGTATTTCGTATACCGAAATGAATCAGATTGTGACGTAGCCTTCAACAGGATTGCGGTCGTTAATGCACCAACATTAACCTATGTGGACGATGCATGTGTGAACGGCTATACGTACTATTACCGAATTCAGGCTGCCACGAGCAATGACGCCTGTGTTAGTTCAAGCAGTAACTGCGCCACTGGTATCCCTGTTGAATGTACAGGATCTCCGATCCTGGACTCTTCCCTTTACAACTGCAGCTCAACGGTCATTGTTTCCATTGGTGATTCCAGTGCACCTTCTTCCCCCTTCACTGTCGATGCCTGGTCTACTTCAGATCCCACGCACAGAGCTGTGACGGTTTCAGGCGCTGGTTCGCCCTACACGGGATCCTTTACCATAACCAGCGGAGCTGGGGGACCTGGTGTTGTACACGTTGAACATGGTAATACTCTCTACGTGGAATACACCGATCCGGATAACTGTGGAAGCGGAACGCTGGCCGTTCAAGCGACGGCACTGATTGATTGTTCCGGTCCGATGATTTCCAACGTGAATGCCATCAATATTTCAGGTACGACGGCAGATATCGTATGGGACACGAACGAAAATTCGGACAGTGAAGTCACCTATGAAAACGCGACGCCTCCTGTATCCGGCTATGCCAGCGACTTTGCTCTCACGACTTCTCACTCCGTCCATCTGACCGGACTCAGCGAATGTACGCAGTACTATTTTTACGTCGAATCGACGGACCCGGCCGCGAACACCGCCATGGACAACAACAGCGGCAGTTACTACACGTTTAAAACGGTGAAGAACACGCAGCCAACCTATACGAACACGACGCAGGTACCCATTCCAGACAGCAACACCACAGGCGCGAGCTCGGTGATTAGCGTTCCCGATGACAAGGTGATCAGCGATGTCAATGTGACCGTCAATATTACCCATACCTATGATGGAGATCTGGAGATCCATCTCATTGCCCCGGACAACACGGACATTATCCTTTCCAATAACAGAGGAGGTAGTGGGGACAATTTCACCGACACGGTCTTTGATGACGAGGCGTCGACAGCGATTGCTTCGGGTGCAGCGCCCTTCACGGGAAGCTTTATCCCGGACCAGGCTTTGAGCACGTTTGACACGATGAGCGGTCTGGGGGACTGGACGTTGAAGGTCATTGATTCCGCGGGTGGCGATACGGGGACGATCGACAGCTGGTCGATCGAGTTCACCTTCCCCGCGGGCGTCTGCCCCGACTCGAACGGCTGGATCCAGCTGGACGACGTGGTATACGGCTGCAACAGTCCGATGGAGATCACGGTGCAGGACGCCGATCTTCTGGGAACGGGGACCCTGGGTGTAGAGGTTTTTTCCGACACCGAATCAACGCCGGAGACGGTGAGCCTTACGGAGAACCCGGCGAGTTCCGGGATCTTTGTGGGGACATTTGACACGACCAACGCGGCGCCGGCCGGGGGAGATGGGGCGGTCAGCATCTCCCATGGGGACACGATCACGGCGCGGTACATCGACGCCGATGACGGGTTGGGTGGCACCAACGTGCCGAAGACGGACACGGCATCGGCGGAATGCCAGCCGCCGGTGATCTCCAACGTGCTGATCAGTAATATTACGGGGAACAGTGCGGAAGTGACATGGGATACAGACAAGAACGCGGACAGCACAGTCGTCTATGAAGACGGGATGCCGCCTTCGGCCAGCACGGAGTTCGACGGGACGCTGGTTATGTCGCATTCAATCGTTCTGACCGGATTGACGTCATGTACGACATACTATCTGTACGTCCAGTCGGCGGATGTCTACGGAAGCACGGCAACCGATACCAACAGTGGAAGCTATTACAGCTTTACGACGATTCAGAATTCCAATCCGACCTATGCCTCCGCCGATGTTCCCAAGGCCATCAGTGACTACGCGACGGTCACCTCCACGATTGACGTACCGGACACGAAGGCAATTGTGGATATCAATGTGTTGATCAATATCACCCACACTTTCGACGGTGACCTGGACATTTTCCTGATCGCCCCGGACGATACGCGGGTGGAGCTGACGACGGACAATGGGAGCGGTGGGGACAACTTCGTCGACACGATCTTCGACCAGGAAGCCGCGACGAGCATCACGGCGGGAGCGGCACCGTTTACGGGTTCCTTCCGGCCGGAAGGCGACCTGTCAACCCTGTATACCAAGATGGCCAACGGAACCTGGACGCTGGAAATTTACGACGATGGAAGCGGGGACACGGGCACGTTAACGGGATGGAGCCTGATCTTCACCTTCCCTGGAGCTGCGTGCGGTCCCCATATGACCTACAGCACGCACGCTCTGGTGGCGGATACCTGCACGGGAACAGGAGGAGCGGTGGACGGAGTCTGGGACGCGGGAGAGCGGGTACAGTTCAGCGTGACGGTGGAGAATGACGGGACCGTGGACCTGACGAACGTGACCGCGACGGTCACCGCGGTTACCGCGGGAATGTCGATGGTGGATGGGTCCGCCTCGTTTGGCGCGATCGCCCGCGGTGCAACGGGACTCTCCCAGGGAGATCATGTGATGGTCCAGCTGCCTCCGGGGCTCTCCTGTGGGCAGATGGTGGATTTTTCCATCGAGATCACATCGGACCTGGGAACCACATGGACGGACACGTTCAGCCAGGAGCTCGGGTCCTACTCCGGAGGGACGGTTCCGATCTGGATTGATGACTTTGAAACAGACAGAGGCTGGACCTTCTCGAGCGCAGCGGGAGAGTGGGAGCGCGGGGCGCCTCAGGGACTCGGCGGTTCGGCGAATGGAGGATCGGGGAATTCCGATCCCTCCGCGGCGGTATCCGGCACGCGGGTACTGGGCAATGACCTCAGCGGTCAGGGGAGTTATTCGGGCAACTACGAGGACTCGATTACCACGGCCTCAACGGCGACCTCTCCGGCCATTAACTGTTCGGGATACAGCAACGTCCAGCTTTCCTTCCAGCGATGGCTTGGGGTTGAATCCTCCACCTTTGATCATGCCCGGGTACAGGTGTCCAATGATGGGACGAACTGGACAGAGGTCTACGGAAACCCCTCCAGCAGTTTCAGTGACTCAAGCTGGGGGTTGTTCACGTACGACATATCCGCGGTTGCGGAT
The sequence above is a segment of the Thermoanaerobaculia bacterium genome. Coding sequences within it:
- a CDS encoding proprotein convertase P-domain-containing protein, which translates into the protein MKSALDAMTYIAPELRVSETGEDYEEIRETFATSNAVQQFLNANGGEWRAYIDLRRGVPSLLEGKGIPFLPGLSNNLSWNSFGADCSSIQCIPKEKVETLARNFLEQYQGLFPVRQDELVLDPDGTVPVWESIYLIRFQWVMDGIPVERASIYFIINNGGLIQISSKRIAPIYLNTTPTLTKQDAWLILDRYLGKNSVTNDDVILDAGSLSIIPTTKKGMDTFKYSGTIGSMADYRLVYKIAFRRSGLDGTWEASIDAHSGELLRFVDINRYGRIHGGAKTSDGVPMDEDRPFPFADTGLASPNQYSDAQGNFSGDNATSTLTGKYCTIADACGSISNTTTTGDMDFITDPSDESVTDCSVPPGNTGGLGNTKSARTQFFNLTAINLKAQIYNPSNTWLTSSSITAETNDGTDCNAYSSGSLVHFYKRIAGSCNNLGEIPGVSMHEWSHSYDNYDGSGGDSPPLETYGDFAAIVQTHNSCTGAGFLIGVNCHGYGDACTDCTGVRDCDWAKHASNTPWTVSNNADNGGTVWDSCGTGSYQGPCGWEDHCESGISTQALWDFVYRDLPTYSGMDLTSAWMLEDRLWFTGVITLDDMYTCTGSSSSGCTGNTLYNVMRALDDDNSNLNDGTPHAQAIYQSLARHQIACGAAGDAANQNYSTCPSLTTPTLSTAGGNNSVTLTWTSGGSNATRYFVYRNESDCDVAFNRIAVVNAPTLTYVDDACVNGYTYYYRIQAATSNDACVSSSSNCATGIPVECTGSPILDSSLYNCSSTVIVSIGDSSAPSSPFTVDAWSTSDPTHRAVTVSGAGSPYTGSFTITSGAGGPGVVHVEHGNTLYVEYTDPDNCGSGTLAVQATALIDCSGPMISNVNAINISGTTADIVWDTNENSDSEVTYENATPPVSGYASDFALTTSHSVHLTGLSECTQYYFYVESTDPAANTAMDNNSGSYYTFKTVKNTQPTYTNTTQVPIPDSNTTGASSVISVPDDKVISDVNVTVNITHTYDGDLEIHLIAPDNTDIILSNNRGGSGDNFTDTVFDDEASTAIASGAAPFTGSFIPDQALSTFDTMSGLGDWTLKVIDSAGGDTGTIDSWSIEFTFPAGVCPDSNGWIQLDDVVYGCNSPMEITVQDADLLGTGTLGVEVFSDTESTPETVSLTENPASSGIFVGTFDTTNAAPAGGDGAVSISHGDTITARYIDADDGLGGTNVPKTDTASAECQPPVISNVLISNITGNSAEVTWDTDKNADSTVVYEDGMPPSASTEFDGTLVMSHSIVLTGLTSCTTYYLYVQSADVYGSTATDTNSGSYYSFTTIQNSNPTYASADVPKAISDYATVTSTIDVPDTKAIVDINVLINITHTFDGDLDIFLIAPDDTRVELTTDNGSGGDNFVDTIFDQEAATSITAGAAPFTGSFRPEGDLSTLYTKMANGTWTLEIYDDGSGDTGTLTGWSLIFTFPGAACGPHMTYSTHALVADTCTGTGGAVDGVWDAGERVQFSVTVENDGTVDLTNVTATVTAVTAGMSMVDGSASFGAIARGATGLSQGDHVMVQLPPGLSCGQMVDFSIEITSDLGTTWTDTFSQELGSYSGGTVPIWIDDFETDRGWTFSSAAGEWERGAPQGLGGSANGGSGNSDPSAAVSGTRVLGNDLSGQGSYSGNYEDSITTASTATSPAINCSGYSNVQLSFQRWLGVESSTFDHARVQVSNDGTNWTEVYGNPSSSFSDSSWGLFTYDISAVADDQAAVYVRFSISSDGSVRYCGWNIDDVTLLGDIPPVCNMNICTPGSSGPTPIPDGSGGSTAVIVTKANTTGSQLTVTWDDMCSPAEADLIMGPLSSIASYTVSGWQCTLDNPHTWDIGSTTNVWFVLVGEDGSGTESSWGTSASGQRNGTTMSGVCGHSARDNNGTCP